DNA from Thermococcus sp. LS1:
CACGCTGAGAGTTGGAAATCCTCGGTACTTCTTAACCCTGTTCAGCCTCTCTTCGTTAACCGCGAAGATCCTCTCGCCGTCTATCAGCACAGCTCCCGCATCGTGGCCGTCGTGAATTCCCAAAATCATGGTCGTGCATTCGATGTTCGTTTTTTAAACATTAGGGGAGGGAAGAATTTAAAAGCCCTGCCGAATGAATACATTTGAAGGAGGTGGAACCATGAAGAGGGCCGTTGCACTCCTTGCGGTTTTGATGGTGGCACTTGTCCCATTCGCGGGAACCGCCGGTGCCACCACTTGGAGCTATGAGAACTTCATCAAGCAGTCCATCGCCTGGTACTACCTCTACCAGAGCGATGAGGAGAAGTTCAACGAGCTCTACAACCTCAGCGTCCAGGCCAACGTCAGCAACGAGACACTCCAGCTTGCGATGGAGCTCTACACCAACGCCACCGCTGAGTTCGAGAAGGCGCTGATGTACGGCATTCCAGACGAGGGAAGGAGCCTGCGCTGGGTTGTCTTCAGCGTCCACATCAGGAAGGCCTACCTCTACATCGAGCAGGCCATCGAGCTCCTTGAAGCCGTCATCGAGAACGAGAGCGCCTGATTTTATCATATTTCCTTTTCTCAGCTGTTTTCTACCTGTGCTTCAAAAGCGAAGTTTAGGAGAATAGAAAGGAAAGCTCAGTATGTTCTGGCAAACCTGGCAATGAACTTGGCTTCTCTTCCGCAGACGGGGCACTTCTTACCCTCGATGCCTTCCTTGGCCTTCTCCTCAGGATAGGGCGTTCCGAGCATCTTGGCGTCAAGCTCTTCCTCCATCTTCAGGCCGCACTCCTCCTCGCCACACCAGGGAATCTCGACTATTCCGCGCCTGTCATCAAAGACAGCCTTGGCCTCCTCGATGGTGTCAACGCGCTTGATGTGGGTCCTGAGGAACTCCTCAGCCCTCTTGTAGAGGTTCTCGTGGATTTCGTCAAGGGTCCTCCTGACAGCCTCGACTATTCCATCTCTCTCAACGGTCTCCTTCGTGAGCGTGTCACGTCTCGCCAGAACTGCTTTCCTTCCTTCGACGTCTCTCGGGCCGACCTCTATTCTAAGCGGTACGCCCTTGAGCTCCCAGTCGTAGAACTTCCTGCCAGGCCTTATGTCGCGCTCGTCTACATGCACCCTCAAGCCGGCCGTTCTAAGTTCCTCGGCAATCTCGCGAGCGTAGGCGAATACATCTGCCTCGGCGTCTTTCTTTGGAATCGGTACTATGACTACCTGGATCGGCGCTATCGTCGGTGGCAGAACCATTCCCCTGTCGTCGCCGTGGATTGCTATAACAGCTGCGAGAAGCCTCTCGCTCATTCCGAATGTTGTCTGGTGGACGTATTCGTGGTCACCGGTTTCGGTCTCATAGAGTATCTCGTAGGCCTTTGCGAAGTTCTGCCTGTAGTTGTGCATCGTTCCTATCTGGAGCGTCCTGCCGTCGGGCATCATTACTTCGGCACCGAGGGAATAGTAAGCTCCCGGGAACTTGTCCCAGTCGGGCCTCTTGGAGACGATGTAAGGAATCGCAAGGAACTTGGCGAGGTTGTCGAATATCTCAAGATCCTCCTTTATCTGCCTCTCGGCATCCTCAAAGCTGTCGTGAGCCGTGTGGGCCTCGAAGAACCTGCTGATTTCCCTGACACGTATGAGCGGCCTCGTGTGCTTGGTCTCGTAGCGGTAAGTGTTAACTATCTGATAGACCTTGAAAGGAAGGTCGGCATGTGAGCGAATCCAGAGAGCGAACATTGAGTACATTGCAGTCTCGCTCGTCGGCCTGAGGATAAGCTTGATGTCGAGGGGATCGTGACCTGCGTGGGTGACCCAGAAGACCTCACCTTCAAAGCCCGCTATGTGTTCTGCTTCCTTCTGGAACTCGGTTTCAGGGATGAGTGCCGGGAAGAGAACCTCATCGTGGCCGGTTCTTTCCATCTCGGCATGTATGAACTTCTCAATGTTGCGCATTATTTTAAGCCCGTACGGGAGCCAGATGTTCATTCCCTTGACCGGGTAGCGCTTGTCCTGTATCCCGGCAGTTTCAATCAGCTCGTTGTACCACTCGCTGAACTCCTCGCTCCACTTCTTGCGCTCAACCTTCATCGACACCACCTAAAGTGAGAGGCCGAAAAAACTTTTTAAGCTTTCCCGGGGGGCGGCGGACATTCTGACGAACCTCGGGCAAAAACCTTAATAGTCCGTTTCGATAACCATCTTAAGGTGATATCATGAGGCCCAAGGTCGCGGTTCTTTTCAAGATGAAGAGCAAGCCTTTAGAGGAACTCAAAAAGCACGCAGACGTTGAGCTGCTCCTATATCCAAGTGTTGAGGAGCTCAAGGAGAAGATTGGGGAATTCGACGGGATAATTGTTTCCCCCTTAAACCCAATCCCGCGTGAAGTCATCGAGAGGGCCGAAAGGCTCAAAGTTATAAGCTGCCATTCCGCCGGCTACGACCACGTCGACGTGAAGGCCGCCACCGAGAGGGGAATATACGTCACAAAGGTTAGCGGTGTTCTAAGCGAGGCAGTCGCCGAGTTCGCCGTCGGGCTTATGATAGCCCTCCTCAGGAAGATAGCCTACACCGACAGGTTCATACGCGCTGGAAAGTGGGAGTCTCACACAGTAATATGGAGTGGCTTCAAGGACATTGAGACCGTTTACGGCAAAACCGTCGGGATACTCGGCATGGGGGCGATAGGGAAGGCCATAGCGAGGCGAGTCAAGGCGCTCGGCACGGAAGTGGTGTACTGGTCGCGCTCGAGGAAGAAAGACATTGAAGAAGAGGTTAACGCGAAGTACCTCCCGCTCGAGGAGGTTCTCAAAAGCGCTGACATCGTTGTTTTGGCCCTCCCTGCAACGCCGGAAACCTACCACATCATCAACGAGGAACGCCTAAAGCTCATGGAAGGGAAATACCTCGTCAACATCGGCCGCGGAAGCCTCGTGGATGAGGAGGCCCTCGTAAAGGCACTGAAAGATGGAAAGCTGAAGGGCTACGCCACGGACGTCTTCGAGAGGGAGCCCGTTACCGAGCACGAGCTCTTCGGCATGGAGTGGGAGACTGTTCTAACGCCGCACCACGCTGGTCTGAGCAGGGAAGCAATGGAGGACATGGGCTTTCGGGCTGTGGAGAACCTTCTCACCGTTCTCCGGGGTGAGGTTCTAGGAGACCTAGTTAATCGGGAGGTTCTAAAGGTCAGGCCGATTGAGGAGGTAAAGATGCTCTGAGGTGATGGAAATGCTCGTTGAAGAGCTGAGGGAAATAACCGCCATACCCGGTATTTCCGGCTACGAGGAGAATGTTAGGGAGAAGCTCATGGAATGGCTTGAGCCCTACGCGGACTGCACTGTGGACACTATCGGAAACCTCATCGTAGAGCTGGGCGAGGGTGATCTCAAGGCCATCTTTATGGCCCACATGGACGAGATTGGGCTTCTGATTACGGGCATAACCCCCGATGGAAAGCTCCGCTTCAGGAAAATCGGTGGAATAGACGACCGCCTCCTCTACGGCAGGCACGTGGATGTAATCACCGAGAGCGGGAAGCTCGACGGCGTTATAGGAGCCTTGCCAGTCCACCTGAACCTTGAGAGGAAGTTCGATACGGTCCCATGGAACAGGCTCACCATTGACATCGGAGCGGAGAGCAAGGAGGAAGCCCTCGACATGGGAGTCAAGGTTCTGGACTATGCGGTCTTCAAGAAGCACTTCGCGGTGCTCAGCAACCGCTACGTCTCGACCCGCTCCTTGGACGACCGCTTCGGTGTGGTTGCCCTTGTCGAGGCTATTAAGGACCTCGTCGATCACGATCTGAACGGCCGCTTCATCTTTGCCTTCACCGTCCAGGAGGAGATAGGCCTCAAGGGAGCCAAGTTCCTCGCGGAGCACTACTCTCCAAAGTACGCATTCGCCATCGATTCCTTTGCCTGCTGCTCCGAGCTGACCGGAGATGTGAAGCTCGGTGGCGGGGCGCTCATAAGGGCCGTAGACAACTCAGCAATTTACACTCGCAGGCTCGCTAGGAAGGTCTGGGAAATAGCGGAGAAGAACGATATACCTATTCAGATAGGTGTAACGGGTGGAGGAACAGACGCTTCTGTCTTCCAGAGCAAGAGCGAGGTTTTGGCCCTGAGCGTGCCCATAAAGTACCTCCACAGCGAGGTCGAGACGCTCCACTTGGAAGACCTTGAGGCATTGATAAAGCTCATAGAGGCGATAGCTTTCGAGCTGTGATAGACGCTGAGAAAACGGAGGTGATCAATTGCTCAAATATCTTGGCTATTTCGCGGTTGGTGTGTTCATTGGGATCCTCGCGGCCCTCTTCGGCCTCGGTGGGGGCTTTCTGATAGTGCCAACGCTTAACCTGCTTGGGGTTGAGATACACCACGCAGTGGGAACGTCCTCCGCTGCGGTTGTTTTTACCTCACTGAGCTCTGCCATCGCATACTCGAGGCAGAAGAGGATACACTACAAGATTGGCCTCCTGCTCGCTAGTACTGCAGTGATTGGAGCATACATTGGGGCCTGGATGACGAGCTTCATAAGCGCTGGAACGCTTAAGGTCATATTCGGTGCGACGCTCATCATAGTCGCAATCAGGATTTATCGCAAGAAAACGGCGGAGCCAACGGAGGTAAGGCTTGAAGACGTGAAGGTTGACTATAGACTCGTTCCGTTTGGAGGTTTCTTCGCCGGAATAGCAAGCGGCCTGCTCGGCGTTGGCGGAGGGATAATCAACGTGCCCTTCCTGACGTGGCTCGGTCTCCCTATACACTACGCGGTGGCCACTTCCAGCTTCGCCATAGTCTTCACCGCCATGGCTGGTACCATAAAGCACTACACCCTCGGAAACGTTGAGCTTCACTGGCTCGTTCTCCTCATTCCGGGCTTGATAGTCGGCGCCCAGCTCGGGGCAAGGATTGCCAAGAGAACCAAAGCAAAGAACCTGAAGAACGCCTTTGCGGTCGTCATGGCTCTGCTTGCCCTGAGGATGATTCTGAAGGGGCTGGGTTATCCTGTGCCGTGAGGTCTCTCTGCCTTTCTTACCTTTACGTAGGCAACGCCGAGGAAAACAGCCAAAGCCACCGT
Protein-coding regions in this window:
- the proS gene encoding proline--tRNA ligase, yielding MKVERKKWSEEFSEWYNELIETAGIQDKRYPVKGMNIWLPYGLKIMRNIEKFIHAEMERTGHDEVLFPALIPETEFQKEAEHIAGFEGEVFWVTHAGHDPLDIKLILRPTSETAMYSMFALWIRSHADLPFKVYQIVNTYRYETKHTRPLIRVREISRFFEAHTAHDSFEDAERQIKEDLEIFDNLAKFLAIPYIVSKRPDWDKFPGAYYSLGAEVMMPDGRTLQIGTMHNYRQNFAKAYEILYETETGDHEYVHQTTFGMSERLLAAVIAIHGDDRGMVLPPTIAPIQVVIVPIPKKDAEADVFAYAREIAEELRTAGLRVHVDERDIRPGRKFYDWELKGVPLRIEVGPRDVEGRKAVLARRDTLTKETVERDGIVEAVRRTLDEIHENLYKRAEEFLRTHIKRVDTIEEAKAVFDDRRGIVEIPWCGEEECGLKMEEELDAKMLGTPYPEEKAKEGIEGKKCPVCGREAKFIARFARTY
- a CDS encoding 2-hydroxyacid dehydrogenase; its protein translation is MRPKVAVLFKMKSKPLEELKKHADVELLLYPSVEELKEKIGEFDGIIVSPLNPIPREVIERAERLKVISCHSAGYDHVDVKAATERGIYVTKVSGVLSEAVAEFAVGLMIALLRKIAYTDRFIRAGKWESHTVIWSGFKDIETVYGKTVGILGMGAIGKAIARRVKALGTEVVYWSRSRKKDIEEEVNAKYLPLEEVLKSADIVVLALPATPETYHIINEERLKLMEGKYLVNIGRGSLVDEEALVKALKDGKLKGYATDVFEREPVTEHELFGMEWETVLTPHHAGLSREAMEDMGFRAVENLLTVLRGEVLGDLVNREVLKVRPIEEVKML
- a CDS encoding pyrolysin, giving the protein MKRAVALLAVLMVALVPFAGTAGATTWSYENFIKQSIAWYYLYQSDEEKFNELYNLSVQANVSNETLQLAMELYTNATAEFEKALMYGIPDEGRSLRWVVFSVHIRKAYLYIEQAIELLEAVIENESA
- a CDS encoding sulfite exporter TauE/SafE family protein; the encoded protein is MLKYLGYFAVGVFIGILAALFGLGGGFLIVPTLNLLGVEIHHAVGTSSAAVVFTSLSSAIAYSRQKRIHYKIGLLLASTAVIGAYIGAWMTSFISAGTLKVIFGATLIIVAIRIYRKKTAEPTEVRLEDVKVDYRLVPFGGFFAGIASGLLGVGGGIINVPFLTWLGLPIHYAVATSSFAIVFTAMAGTIKHYTLGNVELHWLVLLIPGLIVGAQLGARIAKRTKAKNLKNAFAVVMALLALRMILKGLGYPVP
- a CDS encoding M42 family metallopeptidase translates to MLVEELREITAIPGISGYEENVREKLMEWLEPYADCTVDTIGNLIVELGEGDLKAIFMAHMDEIGLLITGITPDGKLRFRKIGGIDDRLLYGRHVDVITESGKLDGVIGALPVHLNLERKFDTVPWNRLTIDIGAESKEEALDMGVKVLDYAVFKKHFAVLSNRYVSTRSLDDRFGVVALVEAIKDLVDHDLNGRFIFAFTVQEEIGLKGAKFLAEHYSPKYAFAIDSFACCSELTGDVKLGGGALIRAVDNSAIYTRRLARKVWEIAEKNDIPIQIGVTGGGTDASVFQSKSEVLALSVPIKYLHSEVETLHLEDLEALIKLIEAIAFEL